Genomic window (Sediminispirochaeta smaragdinae DSM 11293):
ATTACATCCTCAAGGTCATCGTCGATAATATTGAGGATTTCGAACTCTTTACCCGCACCCGTCTCACCACGATTCCCGGAATCGACAAGACCAGTTCAAGCATTGTCCTGGCCAGCATTGTCGACCGAACCGATATACCGCTGTAGCATACGATTCTCTAACAGAAAGTGCGGAAAAGTAAAGCACAAACATGTTGACGCCGTTTACCAAAAGGCATACGATACCTTGGTATGCTTAAAAAATATATTAATAAACTGAGTTTTTCCCAATCCGGTTACCTCAATACACCGAAAAGAACTCTCTTAACATTCGTAACCCACTCATCACTTTACCGCAGCTTTTTCATAAGCAGAAAGTGATATAGGGCATATAAACTCTTTGGAAGGAGGATTGATGATGTGCTGGAAACTTTTTAAGAAGATCACGGCACTGCTGGTTGTGCTGCTATTAGTCGGCTTCACGATGTCCTGCAATCTTTTTGGGGGTAGCGATAGCGACGATGATGATGACGGAGGCGGCGGAAGCAGCGGTGGAACATCCGAGTTAATCACCATTACAAACCCCGCGGCCGGAGCAGTGGTTACCACAGAAACCATCACGGTAAGCGGAACCTGGAGCGGCACAACTCCGGATTCAATTGATGTTTCGCTTGAAGGCAACGAGGTCAATGCAAAAATAGGTAACAAGACGTGGTCTGCAACCTTCACTCCTTTGACCAAGGGAAGCAAGTTGATTTGGGTGACATCCTATGACGCAGATGATGAAGAGATCGCTGATACAACTATTATCATCGACTACGAGTACAGCCTCGCGGCTGAAGGTCATACCGTGACCATTTCCAATATCAGTAAGGGAAGCCACACGATCACATCCGGATACCTCTACGCCTTCTTAAGTAAGAATGAATATGGGGATCCAGCCTACATTTCCGCTGGGGAAGAAATTACGGCAAGCACATCATGGTCAAGTACATCGATAAGTATCGAAAATGTTGGAGATTATACCGACGGCTACTATGTGGAAGTAGTGGTTCTGGAAAATGACATAAACAGCACCCCCTACAAGAGTTTGTTCATAGGAAGCGCGGGGAGCACTACAATCTCGCTAAGCCCAAATGACGATGCCGTTGTTTCATTCAACACTGAAATTGCCCTTCAGGACGATGATGCAAGCCTTGCCTCCCTGAGCTTAACAGATGCCGACGGCCATGCCATCTCCCTCTCCCCTACTTTCAGCTCGGATGTGTATGACTATACGGCTACGGTAGGCTACGAAGAGGGAAATAGTGTTACTATAGCGGCCACTGCGAACAGTTCTTACGCTGAGCTCTTTTGCGATTATGCAAACGATGACACTGCGGGGTGGTCTTCCTTAGATCTTTCTTCGCCATCCACTATAAATCTTCCCGTGGGAACGACAGGCATTGAAATTACGGTAGAAGCCGAATCAGAAAGTGAAAACGCCTACTTCATCGAGCTTACACGAGGGGCTGAAGCCGATGCCGACGATCGCAACGGAACCTACCAATGCAGCGGCTACGATGAAGATGAAAATGAAAATTACACGGCCACGTATGTGTTTACTAACGGTTCATACACATATACCTACACCGCAACGAGCGGTAACTATGAGGACAATGGGACCTATTCGGCATCAAACGGCGTTCTGACGCTGAGTGATTCCGACAATGCCTACGACTTGTTTGAAGCCGGAAGCTTCTATCCCGATGCCTATAAACGGACCAGTGGAACAAGCGGAATCATCGGGACCTGGAAAAGCCTTGTCGAAGGTTATGGATACTATGAGATGCTGACCATAGAAAGCGATGGTAACTTCAGTAACATAGAATATGATAGCTCTGATACAGCAATAGAGACTATAAGTGGCACCTACTCAGTCTCAAACGGTGTCCTTACACTGACAATAAAATCAGAAAGTGGAGATATACTAGGGGTATGTTATACGAAGTACGTCCTTCTCTCCTCGGATGACTATCTGTCCATTGGCGTTCCTGTTAGCGACAGCAGCAATGCGAACGACGGAGGCTTTGCAAAGCAGTAGTCCTACAGGCATCTTCCCCGAACGGTCATCGACCTTTTCGGGGAAGAGCCCCTTGACCCTTTTCGTTTATTTCGGTATCTTATCTTTATTAACGACGCAGGGTAGAGCAGTTGGCAGCTCGTCGGGCTCATAACCCGGAGGTCACAGGTTCGAGTCCTGTCCCTGCTAAACTTTTAATATTTATTGGTAAGAAGTAGCTAAAAGCTACCAAAGGGCCGGTGTTTTTATCAACCTCCTGTAAGAGGACTTGATATGAAAAGCCGGTCTTTTTATTTGCATTGCAGAAACCCGTCGGGCCTCCCTGATGTAAGATGACAAGCGGGTATGCCTCACAAATCTGTTGGCTTGGCGTACCGGATGTAGTCGAAGCGGCCTGTTGGATTAGAAAGAAGAAAAATCCAGGCGAGGTTAAGGGCGTTTCCGAATTAGGACCATACGAGACTCGAGTTACTGATTGCGACAGCCTATCAGAATATTCTCTTGTCGCTTAAGGCGGCGAAGATATGTTCGGAATCCTGGTGGTGTGCGAGCCACTTTGCCGGTAAAATCCTTGCTTTTATGTTGGTGCCCGCTTTTTTCCATGGTTCACCTTTCAGTTGATTATGGGAAATGGAATTATGTTCCTCCAAGCACCAGGATTCCGAACAGTAGACACTATTTGAGGCTGCCCATGGTGAGTCCCCGCACAAGGTGACGTTGAGCAAGAATACCGAATACTACGAGGGGTGCTACCGTGATTGTGCCCGCGGCACTCATGGCACTCCAGTTGATCGACCGTTCCGAAACGTAGGAGTTTACGAGCACCGGAAGGGTGCGCGTTGCAGGACCACTCAAAATAAGCATAAAAAAGAACTCGTTCCAGACCAGAAGCGCACAGAGTACTGCAGTCGCTGCAAAACCGGGCGCGACGAGAGGAAGAACGATCCGCGTCACAGCCGTGAGACGACTGCAGCCGTCAACGATCGCCGATTCTTCCAGCTCCCGTGGTATCTCGGCGAAAAAGCCGCGCATCATCCATATGACAAACGGCACCGAGAGGAATGCCCCCATGGCCACCAGGGCGAGGTACGTATCGGCAATACCAAAAGACCTCGCAAGCAGGAAAAAGGGAACCGCCAGCACCACCGGCGGGGTCATCCTGGCGAGGAGAACAAATATCATCGCCAAGCCTTTAAACCGGTAATCGTACCTGGCAAGGGCGTAGGCTGTAGGCGTTCCAAGGATGAGAGAGACTATGATCGAGATCGTGGTCACCAGGAAACTGTTGAATAGCCCTCGAAGAAACTCTGCCTCACGTAAAACTTCTCCATAGTTTCTGAACGTTGGTCGAAATCCAAACCACTGTGCCGAAAACTCGTGAGTAGCCGGCTTGAGGCTGGAAACAACCATCCATGCCAGCGGGTAGAGCGTCCATACCAAAAGAACAGCAGCACCGAGTAAGGTCAGCGCCGCAACTACATGCTTTCGCCGCGACGATCCGATATGTATCATGAATCCCCCAATCCGACCTGTTTAATGTAAAACACGGTAAAAACCATGGCGATGGCAAGCGTAAGTATGCCAATCGCACCGGCCATCCCCATCTCGTAGGACTGAAACGCCGTGCGGTATCCGTAAAACGAGAGCACCTCGGACGCACTGCCGGGCCCACCCCCGGTCATGATCATCACGCGGTCGAAAATGCGAAACGCCGTAAGTGTTCGTATCACCACTGCCACAAGGATAGATGGCTTGAGTAGCGGCACCGTTAGCAAAAAGAAGCGCTGCATCGGCGTGGCGCCGTCCATCTGGGCCGCATCGTACGGCTCAGTCGGAAGCGACTTGAGACCGGCCAACAGGACCAGCACGACAAACGGCGTATACTGCCAAACATCGACGACGATGAAGACCACCATAACGAGATGTCTGTTCGCAAGGAGCGGCGGCGAGACCAATCCCCCGAGACCGAGGGAGGTCAGCAGTGGTGGTACAGGCCCGACGGAGTTGCTGAGCAGAAAGCGCCAGGTAAAACCGACGACAATCGGAGCGATCATAAAGGGCAACAGGACGATGGATTGCAGGAGCTTGGCACCAAAAAAGTCGGTGTTGAGAAAAAGCGCAATCATACATCCAAGCACCAGTTCAAGGCCGACCGCTCCCACCACAAAGAGGAGCGTTCGCCCCACAACCTCCCAGGTAAACGGGTCCGATAGGAGCTGAATATAGTTGGACAATCCCGTAAACCGCATACCAAGGTCGGCACGCAGCAAATTCCACTGGTAAAAGGTGATACCCACCGAGTAAACCATTGGAGCGAGATATATCACCGCCAGGAACAGGAGCCCCGGGGCCAGGAAGGCGTACTTGCCCTGCTCCTGAACCCGTCGGGTGCTAATTATGCGTGCCATGCCTTACTCGTAGTAACCGTTTTTCTCGAGCAACTCATAGGTCTGCTCTGCCGCAGCATCCAAAAGCTCTTTCGCGCTACCAGTGCCGGCGATAAACTCGGAGACCGCCACCGCAACATGGTTCACGACGATCGTCATCCCCTCGGGAATGAGAGGTGCGATGGGTGTGGGCTCACAACCGGCCAACGCCTCACGAAAAGCGGGGATCCACGGCATTTCTTTTATGAGCTCCGCGTCTTCCAGGGCCGAGAGTCGCGTAGGAATAGTACCGACCGGAGCGGCCGCGGCGAGGTTATTGGGTTGAACAGCGTGCTCGATCCAACTCAAAGCAGCGTCTTTGTTGTCTATATCGGAAGAAACGACAAATCCCCAGGAGATAAAAAGACGACGTCTGATCTCATGTTCCTCTCCCGCTGGACGAGGAAAGCCGACAAAGGAACACTTTCCGGCAACCTGGGAGGATTCCGGATCGTTGAAAGCGAACATCGAGGTAGTCCATACCTCGGCCATGGCGCTTCTACCGGCGGAAAACTCAGCCAGCGCCTCCTGAAAATCATAGGTCAAGGATGCATCGCTTGCGTAGTCGAACATGGCGGCTGCCTCTTCCAGTGCGCGGACACCGAGTTCGCTGTTGTAGACGGGACGCATCTCGTCATCGAGTAACTCCCCGCCGTACGCCCACAAGCGGTTCATAAAATGGGTGGCAAGAAAAATGCTGCGCGTACCCATGAGTGACACGCCGTACAGCTCCGGCGGCCGATTAAAGAACTCAGCCACATCCACGTACTGCTCAAGATTGGCCGGGGGCTGAAGATCGTAGCCGTAGCGCTCACGAAAGGCTGCCTGTTCCGCGGGATCATTAAACAGATCCGTGCGATAGACAATTCCACCGACTTCGTTCATATACGGCACAAAATAAAGATTACCGTCGATGGTCCCTGAGGCAAGGCCCGGCATATCCTTCTCGATCCCGGGGTTTCGTGTGAGAAATTCATTGATCGGCTGAATATATCCACTGGTCACAAACGAAGGATACCAAAGCAACGAGACGTACGGTACATCATAATCGGAGGAACCGCTTGTGTAACTCAGCAGAAGCTGATCGCGGTAGTTGGCGTAGGGAAACTGCGTGAGGTCGAGATGTACACCACTG
Coding sequences:
- a CDS encoding ABC transporter substrate-binding protein, with product MRLRSFAAISAGLVLLIGSANLWASGSSEDGGGDGSVTVTLVSERGSHTEAWKTQMEGFEATSGVHLDLTQFPYANYRDQLLLSYTSGSSDYDVPYVSLLWYPSFVTSGYIQPINEFLTRNPGIEKDMPGLASGTIDGNLYFVPYMNEVGGIVYRTDLFNDPAEQAAFRERYGYDLQPPANLEQYVDVAEFFNRPPELYGVSLMGTRSIFLATHFMNRLWAYGGELLDDEMRPVYNSELGVRALEEAAAMFDYASDASLTYDFQEALAEFSAGRSAMAEVWTTSMFAFNDPESSQVAGKCSFVGFPRPAGEEHEIRRRLFISWGFVVSSDIDNKDAALSWIEHAVQPNNLAAAAPVGTIPTRLSALEDAELIKEMPWIPAFREALAGCEPTPIAPLIPEGMTIVVNHVAVAVSEFIAGTGSAKELLDAAAEQTYELLEKNGYYE
- a CDS encoding carbohydrate ABC transporter permease — translated: MVYSVGITFYQWNLLRADLGMRFTGLSNYIQLLSDPFTWEVVGRTLLFVVGAVGLELVLGCMIALFLNTDFFGAKLLQSIVLLPFMIAPIVVGFTWRFLLSNSVGPVPPLLTSLGLGGLVSPPLLANRHLVMVVFIVVDVWQYTPFVVLVLLAGLKSLPTEPYDAAQMDGATPMQRFFLLTVPLLKPSILVAVVIRTLTAFRIFDRVMIMTGGGPGSASEVLSFYGYRTAFQSYEMGMAGAIGILTLAIAMVFTVFYIKQVGLGDS
- a CDS encoding carbohydrate ABC transporter permease, whose translation is MIHIGSSRRKHVVAALTLLGAAVLLVWTLYPLAWMVVSSLKPATHEFSAQWFGFRPTFRNYGEVLREAEFLRGLFNSFLVTTISIIVSLILGTPTAYALARYDYRFKGLAMIFVLLARMTPPVVLAVPFFLLARSFGIADTYLALVAMGAFLSVPFVIWMMRGFFAEIPRELEESAIVDGCSRLTAVTRIVLPLVAPGFAATAVLCALLVWNEFFFMLILSGPATRTLPVLVNSYVSERSINWSAMSAAGTITVAPLVVFGILAQRHLVRGLTMGSLK
- a CDS encoding cadherin-like beta sandwich domain-containing protein, encoding MMCWKLFKKITALLVVLLLVGFTMSCNLFGGSDSDDDDDGGGGSSGGTSELITITNPAAGAVVTTETITVSGTWSGTTPDSIDVSLEGNEVNAKIGNKTWSATFTPLTKGSKLIWVTSYDADDEEIADTTIIIDYEYSLAAEGHTVTISNISKGSHTITSGYLYAFLSKNEYGDPAYISAGEEITASTSWSSTSISIENVGDYTDGYYVEVVVLENDINSTPYKSLFIGSAGSTTISLSPNDDAVVSFNTEIALQDDDASLASLSLTDADGHAISLSPTFSSDVYDYTATVGYEEGNSVTIAATANSSYAELFCDYANDDTAGWSSLDLSSPSTINLPVGTTGIEITVEAESESENAYFIELTRGAEADADDRNGTYQCSGYDEDENENYTATYVFTNGSYTYTYTATSGNYEDNGTYSASNGVLTLSDSDNAYDLFEAGSFYPDAYKRTSGTSGIIGTWKSLVEGYGYYEMLTIESDGNFSNIEYDSSDTAIETISGTYSVSNGVLTLTIKSESGDILGVCYTKYVLLSSDDYLSIGVPVSDSSNANDGGFAKQ